Proteins encoded within one genomic window of Nitrospiraceae bacterium:
- a CDS encoding EAL domain-containing protein: MTFTRPSILVVDDDPTARLFVRSALEPAGMHVTEADNGREAIKIFEKSPPDLIVLDLVMPEMDGFMTCTKIRSLPGGKRIPILIMTGLEDAASIAQAYEHGATDFVNKPINSMILCHHIRYMLRTSNVLQALVKSEARLELAQRIARIGNWDWTPATGRFSMSNELCRIVGIRPQDFAGTLEAFLMLVHPDDRSAVRDALQKIVSHHAPCDIDHRIILPNGADFSIHLQAEGVRDEQTHELTVIGTAQDITERKQAERAIHRLAYFDSLTGLANRVLFKDRLSTAISNAERYGQHLATLFIDLDRFKMINDTLGHTIGDLLLTQVAERLSESVRHSDSVGRHGENEPTHALARLGGDEFTILITNLSQPQDAGKVARRILESLTQPFNIEGHEVFISASIGISIFPNDGRTVDSLLKNADTAMYHAKEQGRNNCQYYSSGLNAAAAERLDLESDLRRALEREEFVVYYQPKLNIHTRTILGAEALVRWRHPKRGILAPGVFMSAAVDTGLVRPMDEWVLREACRQVRAWEQSGLSAITVSVNVSNSLFHGRTLISTASDALQKTGISPDQLELELTESIAMRDVDATVTMLEELRSMGLRLSIDDFGTGYSSLSYLQRFPLSRLKIDQSFVRDLLTNENNVKITKAIIAMAHSMNLSVLAEGVETEGQLEKLREEGCDEVQGYLFSRPVPAADFEKMLRHGVDAHKAA; this comes from the coding sequence ATGACCTTCACTCGACCTTCGATTCTCGTCGTCGACGACGATCCTACAGCTCGACTCTTCGTCCGGTCCGCACTGGAGCCGGCCGGGATGCATGTCACCGAAGCGGACAACGGGCGAGAGGCGATCAAGATCTTCGAGAAGTCTCCGCCGGACCTCATCGTGCTGGATCTGGTCATGCCCGAGATGGACGGCTTCATGACTTGCACCAAGATCCGGTCCCTTCCCGGCGGGAAACGCATTCCGATCCTGATCATGACGGGGCTGGAGGATGCCGCCTCGATCGCGCAAGCCTACGAACACGGTGCAACGGACTTCGTCAACAAACCCATCAATTCGATGATCCTCTGCCACCATATCCGGTACATGCTCAGGACCAGCAACGTGCTTCAGGCCCTCGTGAAGAGCGAGGCCCGGCTCGAGCTGGCCCAGCGCATCGCGCGCATCGGCAACTGGGACTGGACACCCGCCACCGGGCGCTTCAGCATGTCCAATGAACTGTGCCGGATCGTGGGCATCAGACCGCAGGATTTTGCCGGGACGTTGGAAGCGTTTCTCATGCTTGTGCATCCGGATGATCGGAGCGCCGTCAGAGACGCGCTGCAAAAAATCGTCAGCCACCATGCCCCCTGCGACATCGACCATCGGATCATCCTGCCGAACGGGGCGGACTTTTCGATTCATCTCCAGGCGGAAGGCGTGCGCGACGAGCAGACGCACGAGCTCACCGTCATCGGCACGGCCCAGGACATCACCGAGCGGAAGCAGGCCGAACGGGCCATTCATCGGTTGGCGTATTTCGACAGCCTGACGGGCCTGGCGAATCGCGTGCTTTTCAAGGATCGCCTCTCGACCGCCATTTCGAATGCCGAACGGTACGGGCAACATCTCGCCACGCTGTTCATCGACCTGGACCGTTTCAAGATGATCAATGATACGCTCGGCCACACGATCGGCGACCTGCTGCTCACGCAGGTGGCGGAACGGCTCAGCGAATCCGTCCGCCACAGCGACTCGGTCGGCCGGCATGGCGAGAATGAGCCGACCCACGCGCTTGCGCGTCTGGGCGGAGACGAATTCACGATTCTCATCACGAATCTCTCGCAACCGCAGGATGCCGGCAAAGTCGCGCGCCGGATCCTCGAGTCGCTGACCCAGCCCTTCAACATTGAAGGCCATGAAGTCTTCATCTCCGCCAGCATCGGCATCTCGATCTTCCCCAACGACGGCCGCACGGTCGACTCGCTCTTGAAGAACGCCGACACGGCCATGTACCACGCCAAGGAGCAGGGCCGGAACAACTGTCAGTACTATTCGTCCGGCTTGAACGCCGCCGCGGCGGAACGCCTCGATCTGGAAAGTGACTTGCGTCGCGCGCTGGAGCGCGAAGAATTCGTGGTCTACTATCAACCCAAGCTGAACATCCATACCCGAACGATTCTCGGGGCCGAAGCCCTGGTCCGCTGGCGCCATCCGAAACGAGGAATCCTCGCACCCGGCGTCTTCATGAGCGCCGCGGTGGACACGGGGCTGGTTCGCCCGATGGATGAGTGGGTCCTGCGCGAAGCCTGCCGGCAGGTGCGGGCCTGGGAACAATCGGGACTCTCGGCCATCACCGTATCGGTGAACGTGTCGAACTCCCTGTTTCACGGGCGCACGCTCATTTCCACGGCGTCCGATGCGCTCCAGAAGACCGGGATCTCTCCAGATCAACTCGAGCTGGAATTGACCGAATCCATCGCCATGCGCGATGTGGACGCCACAGTGACGATGCTCGAAGAACTGCGCTCGATGGGGCTGCGGCTGTCGATCGACGACTTCGGAACCGGCTATTCCTCGCTGAGCTATCTGCAGCGATTCCCGCTCAGCCGGCTGAAAATCGATCAATCGTTCGTGCGGGATCTCTTGACGAACGAGAACAACGTCAAGATCACCAAGGCCATCATCGCGATGGCGCACAGCATGAATCTGTCGGTGCTGGCTGAGGGAGTCGAGACGGAAGGGCAGCTGGAGAAGTTACGGGAAGAGGGCTGCGATGAGGTACAAGGCTATCTGTTCAGCCGGCCTGTTCCTGCGGCGGACTTCGAGAAGATGCTCAGGCACGGTGTCGATGCCCATAAAGCAGCGTGA
- a CDS encoding PilZ domain-containing protein, which translates to MDHRRHPRFAVQFRSSFSSANLVGGEGSLLDLSLRGCRIFSTTAVLPGTTLQLQVHLSENAPPLTIDQGIVRWCRDKHFGLEFSTLKPDEWARLQQTVKVLEQQPYEQGEET; encoded by the coding sequence ATGGATCATCGCCGGCACCCTCGATTCGCTGTCCAATTCCGCAGTTCGTTCAGCTCAGCCAACCTGGTCGGCGGGGAGGGGAGTCTCCTCGACCTGTCCCTCCGTGGCTGCCGCATCTTCAGCACCACCGCGGTCCTGCCTGGAACCACGCTCCAACTTCAGGTGCACCTGTCTGAGAACGCGCCTCCGCTCACGATCGACCAAGGCATCGTCCGCTGGTGCCGGGACAAACACTTCGGTCTCGAATTCTCCACGCTCAAACCGGATGAATGGGCCCGGCTCCAGCAGACTGTGAAGGTGCTCGAGCAGCAACCCTATGAGCAGGGCGAGGAGACCTGA
- a CDS encoding archease, giving the protein MGAGFTFLDDVALADMAFDATGDDPQQLFEAATQALIESLADPCTVLPLWHESVTLEAADLADLLFDWLNQLVYLKDARAVVFREIRLSLERPETAHVWRLQAQISGAPVDATTQELRSDVKGVTKHLYAVVQEGGAWRARVVLDV; this is encoded by the coding sequence ATGGGCGCGGGCTTTACCTTTCTCGACGACGTCGCCTTGGCCGACATGGCCTTCGACGCCACGGGAGACGATCCCCAGCAACTGTTTGAGGCCGCCACGCAGGCGCTCATCGAAAGCCTTGCCGATCCCTGTACAGTCCTCCCGCTCTGGCACGAATCCGTCACGTTGGAAGCAGCGGACCTCGCCGACCTCCTGTTTGACTGGCTCAATCAACTGGTGTACCTGAAGGATGCGCGCGCGGTCGTCTTCCGTGAGATACGCCTGTCCCTGGAACGACCGGAAACCGCTCACGTCTGGCGGCTACAGGCTCAGATTTCCGGCGCGCCGGTCGACGCGACGACGCAGGAGCTCCGCTCGGATGTGAAGGGCGTGACGAAACATCTCTACGCGGTCGTGCAGGAAGGCGGGGCCTGGAGAGCCCGCGTGGTGTTGGACGTATGA
- a CDS encoding tetratricopeptide repeat protein: MNREERRRQEKLASRGGGHADAMTTRALLGEGAAHHQAGRLDKAERAYLLVLDAMPGQPDALHGLGLLAYRRGDVAQAAQFLSQACARNSHNPMFHFNHGVVLQRAGRLDEAIMAYQQALRENPRYVEAQSNLGNAFKESGRLAEAVAAYEQALALRPDSADGFNNLGVALKEQGFLERAEDAYRRAIAIKPAHAEAHNNLGLALLEAGRTTQAIESFQSALRIQPEYLTALYNLGIAHIWDGNIPAALECFARTADAKHNHGRPPKEPFVYRSRLKHDAEQVQLLLEQGRIVEGWRPYLNALTDLRNRAEAAVGTSTANRMPIATADLQTIAPSFNRLLYVGPCPELPDGALNPALDCAAIEARYHARQPEVTFIDGLLTEEALNRLRDFCWHSTIWKKDYENGYIGAFLGDGFASPLLLQIAEELRARLPGIFGNHRLTQAWAFKHDSARRGLNIHADAAAVNVNFWITPDEANLNPDSGGLVVWDKEAPRDWNFRAYNSDQNRGKIYEWLKSEGAQEVKITYRANRAVLFNSDLFHETDEIAFREGLTNRRINITLLYGHRHRA, encoded by the coding sequence ATGAATCGGGAGGAACGCCGGCGTCAGGAGAAGTTGGCATCGCGCGGTGGCGGCCACGCCGACGCCATGACCACTCGCGCATTGCTCGGCGAGGGCGCCGCCCATCACCAGGCCGGGCGATTGGACAAGGCGGAGCGGGCCTACCTGCTTGTGTTGGATGCGATGCCGGGGCAACCGGATGCGCTCCATGGACTCGGCCTGCTTGCCTACCGCCGCGGCGATGTGGCCCAGGCGGCGCAATTCCTCTCTCAAGCCTGCGCGCGCAACTCCCACAATCCGATGTTCCACTTCAATCATGGTGTGGTGCTGCAGCGGGCCGGTCGGCTAGACGAGGCCATCATGGCGTATCAGCAGGCGCTTCGCGAGAACCCTCGCTATGTCGAAGCCCAGTCCAATCTGGGGAATGCCTTCAAGGAATCCGGCCGGCTGGCTGAAGCGGTGGCGGCCTACGAACAGGCCTTGGCGCTGCGGCCTGACTCGGCCGATGGGTTCAACAATCTCGGCGTCGCGCTGAAGGAGCAAGGCTTCCTGGAGCGAGCTGAGGACGCGTACCGCCGCGCGATCGCCATCAAGCCGGCACATGCCGAGGCCCACAACAATCTCGGGCTGGCGTTGCTCGAGGCAGGACGGACTACGCAAGCGATCGAGTCGTTTCAGAGCGCGTTGCGCATTCAGCCCGAGTACCTCACGGCGCTCTACAACCTCGGCATTGCCCACATTTGGGATGGAAACATTCCCGCAGCTCTCGAATGTTTTGCCCGGACCGCGGATGCGAAGCACAATCACGGTCGCCCGCCGAAGGAACCGTTCGTCTACCGCTCGCGTCTCAAACACGATGCGGAGCAGGTTCAGTTATTACTCGAGCAAGGCCGTATCGTGGAAGGATGGCGTCCCTACCTAAACGCCTTGACCGACCTGCGCAATCGGGCCGAGGCGGCGGTCGGCACCTCGACCGCCAACCGGATGCCTATTGCCACCGCGGATCTGCAGACCATTGCGCCGTCCTTCAACCGCCTGCTCTACGTGGGGCCCTGTCCCGAGTTGCCCGATGGCGCACTGAATCCCGCGCTGGACTGTGCCGCCATTGAAGCGCGGTACCATGCCCGCCAGCCGGAGGTCACCTTCATCGACGGCCTCCTGACCGAAGAAGCCTTGAATCGGCTTCGAGACTTTTGTTGGCATTCCACGATTTGGAAGAAGGACTATGAGAACGGCTACATCGGCGCCTTCTTGGGCGATGGGTTCGCTTCCCCGCTCCTCCTCCAGATCGCCGAGGAGTTGCGCGCACGTCTGCCAGGCATTTTCGGCAATCATCGGCTCACACAGGCCTGGGCCTTCAAGCATGACAGCGCCAGACGCGGGTTGAACATCCACGCCGACGCGGCGGCCGTGAATGTCAATTTCTGGATTACGCCGGACGAGGCGAACCTGAACCCAGACAGCGGCGGGCTGGTGGTGTGGGACAAGGAAGCGCCACGAGACTGGAATTTCCGGGCCTACAACAGCGATCAGAACAGAGGCAAGATCTACGAGTGGCTGAAGTCGGAGGGGGCGCAGGAAGTGAAGATCACGTACCGGGCCAACCGGGCCGTGTTGTTCAATTCAGATCTGTTTCACGAAACGGACGAGATTGCCTTCAGGGAGGGACTGACCAACCGTCGGATCAATATCACGCTGCTTTATGGGCATCGACACCGTGCCTGA
- the sdhB gene encoding succinate dehydrogenase iron-sulfur subunit, producing MRLTFTIRRFNPETDRNPHEEDYRLDVGRGMTVLEALIRIKNEQDGALSLRYSCRSAICGSCAMQINGSEKLACRTSIRKELERHGRITIAPLPNLPVIKDLVVDMSHFWEKIRAVTPWLGETSHPTKRYGPSGQLRLKPESYHFHNVDACIMCGACVGACTSHAVSPGFLGPAALAKSERFLADPREPGPSKHRRLVALQGQDGIWDCTRCNMCVQVCPKDVQPMEAIIRLRRASLQHNLKVEEGARHITGFVDLVHHEGRLNEALMPLKVVGTKPKRLLHVLPLGIRMFFKGKVPFPFGHTIPGIEQIRALFSTVRRRTPRA from the coding sequence ATGCGCCTGACCTTCACCATTCGCCGATTCAATCCCGAGACCGATCGCAACCCGCACGAAGAGGACTATCGCCTCGACGTGGGGCGCGGCATGACGGTCCTCGAAGCGTTGATTCGCATCAAGAACGAACAGGACGGCGCGTTGTCGTTGCGCTACTCCTGCCGGTCGGCGATCTGCGGGTCCTGCGCGATGCAGATCAACGGCTCGGAGAAACTCGCCTGCCGCACCTCGATCCGCAAAGAACTCGAGCGTCACGGCCGGATCACCATCGCGCCGCTCCCGAACCTGCCGGTGATCAAGGACCTGGTCGTGGACATGTCCCACTTCTGGGAGAAGATCCGGGCGGTCACTCCGTGGCTGGGCGAGACCTCGCACCCCACGAAGCGGTACGGGCCGAGCGGTCAACTGCGACTCAAGCCGGAAAGCTATCACTTCCATAACGTCGATGCCTGCATCATGTGCGGCGCCTGCGTCGGCGCCTGTACGTCGCATGCCGTGTCGCCGGGATTCCTCGGGCCGGCGGCCTTGGCCAAGTCGGAGCGGTTCCTCGCCGATCCGCGCGAGCCAGGCCCCTCGAAACATCGGCGGCTCGTCGCGCTGCAGGGCCAGGACGGCATTTGGGATTGCACGCGCTGCAACATGTGCGTGCAGGTCTGCCCGAAGGACGTGCAGCCCATGGAGGCGATCATCCGCTTGCGCCGGGCCTCCCTTCAGCACAACTTAAAAGTCGAGGAGGGCGCGCGCCACATCACCGGCTTCGTAGACCTCGTGCACCATGAAGGCCGCTTGAATGAAGCTTTGATGCCGCTCAAGGTGGTGGGGACGAAGCCGAAGCGGCTGCTGCATGTGTTACCGCTCGGGATTCGCATGTTCTTCAAGGGCAAAGTGCCCTTTCCTTTCGGCCATACCATTCCAGGAATCGAACAGATCCGCGCGCTCTTCTCCACCGTTCGCCGGCGTACTCCCCGGGCGTGA
- a CDS encoding RtcB family protein, which translates to MKLNTGMKVVKIDDQIWEIPPSEKAGMLVPARIYATEGILTAMDSGVFDQVTNVACLPGIRRYALCMPDGHWGYGFPIGGVAAFDLEAGVISPGGVGYDVNCGMRLIRTDLTLQDVQPKIEPLMTELFHRVPAGVGSRGFVNLSRQEFPEVMRQGARWCVAKGYGWHEDLERIEQGGCLEGADPACVSDHAIERGINQLGTLGSGNHYLEVQVVSDDRIFDRDTAAALGLFGRNQIVVMVHCGSRGFGHQVASDYLKVFEKAMRRYGITVPDQQLACAPFRSPEGRDYFAGMNCAANTAFANRQVITHQIRAAFSAVFGQSAEALGMQLVYDVAHNIAKVERYRDGELLVHRKGSTRAFGPGSPELPELYRRTGQPVICGGSMETGSYLLVGTDRAMRDTFGSTMHGSGRTMSRAQAKRAVRGDQLLKDMKSRGILVKAVSMSGLAEEAGFAYKNISEVVETVDRAGITKKVAELRPIGNIKG; encoded by the coding sequence ATGAAACTCAATACCGGCATGAAGGTCGTCAAGATCGACGACCAGATTTGGGAAATCCCGCCGAGTGAAAAGGCCGGCATGCTCGTGCCGGCCCGGATCTATGCGACCGAGGGCATCCTGACCGCGATGGACAGCGGCGTGTTCGACCAGGTCACGAATGTCGCCTGTCTGCCCGGCATCAGGCGCTACGCGCTCTGCATGCCGGACGGCCATTGGGGCTATGGGTTTCCCATCGGCGGCGTCGCCGCGTTCGATCTCGAGGCCGGCGTGATCTCGCCGGGCGGGGTCGGGTATGACGTGAACTGCGGTATGCGGCTCATCCGCACGGATCTGACACTGCAGGACGTGCAGCCCAAGATCGAACCGCTGATGACGGAACTCTTCCACCGAGTCCCTGCGGGAGTGGGCTCGCGCGGCTTCGTCAACCTGTCGCGGCAAGAATTTCCCGAGGTGATGCGGCAGGGCGCCCGTTGGTGCGTCGCCAAGGGCTACGGGTGGCACGAAGACCTCGAACGCATCGAGCAGGGCGGTTGCTTGGAGGGTGCCGATCCGGCGTGCGTCAGCGACCACGCGATCGAGCGCGGCATCAATCAGCTGGGCACATTGGGATCGGGCAACCACTATCTGGAAGTGCAGGTCGTCTCGGATGATCGGATTTTCGATCGCGACACCGCCGCCGCCTTGGGGCTGTTCGGTCGCAACCAAATCGTGGTGATGGTCCATTGCGGATCGCGGGGGTTCGGGCATCAGGTGGCAAGCGACTACTTGAAGGTATTCGAGAAAGCCATGCGCCGGTACGGCATCACCGTGCCGGATCAACAGCTGGCCTGCGCGCCGTTTCGTTCTCCCGAAGGACGTGACTACTTCGCCGGCATGAATTGCGCGGCCAACACTGCCTTTGCCAATCGCCAGGTGATCACGCACCAGATTCGCGCGGCCTTCAGCGCCGTCTTCGGGCAATCGGCCGAAGCGCTCGGGATGCAGCTCGTCTACGACGTCGCGCATAACATCGCCAAGGTCGAGCGCTACCGGGACGGTGAGTTACTGGTGCATCGCAAAGGTTCGACGCGAGCCTTCGGTCCCGGCAGCCCGGAGTTGCCGGAACTCTACCGCCGTACCGGGCAACCTGTGATTTGCGGCGGCTCGATGGAGACAGGATCCTATCTGCTGGTGGGCACCGATCGGGCGATGCGCGACACATTCGGCTCCACCATGCACGGATCGGGACGCACGATGTCGCGCGCGCAGGCGAAGCGTGCCGTTCGCGGCGACCAACTCCTGAAAGATATGAAATCGCGCGGGATTCTCGTCAAGGCCGTCTCTATGTCGGGCCTCGCCGAAGAAGCGGGATTTGCCTACAAGAACATTTCCGAAGTGGTGGAAACCGTCGACCGCGCCGGAATCACAAAAAAAGTGGCGGAATTGCGACCGATCGGCAATATAAAGGGCTGA
- the sthA gene encoding Si-specific NAD(P)(+) transhydrogenase, with translation MHYDIIVVGSGPAGQKAAIQAAKAGKRVALIEKEQGIGGNCVYRGTIPSKTLRESALQHERLKRSSEAFEGRLRTDVSVPSLLHRLQEVIKAHETFMTNQLQRNNVIYLHGCARFVTDHAIELESVDGMRQVLTADLFVLAAGSRPKSSPNIEIDHEYVLDSDSILSMIYLPRSLTVVGGGVIACEYASMFSLLGVEVTIIDKADRPLEFLDAEIVEIFQRNFERNGGRFYSRHTVMDVAWDGVSSVVATLENGMAVKSEKMLVAIGRQPNVEELNLPAVGLQLNEKGRLTINEYGQTMVPHIYAAGDMAGQGALASRAMEEGRRAVSHALGLVVGESANQMPLGIYTIPEIASIGLDEAQAQARFRGPLIGRARFDEIAKGQITGACNGLLKLVADPAGERLLGVQIVGEDATELIHLGQMALQSGATIDRFIDTIFNFPTFAECYRVAALDILGQRRKQQDLSDAA, from the coding sequence ATGCACTACGACATCATCGTGGTCGGCAGCGGGCCGGCCGGGCAGAAAGCCGCCATCCAGGCCGCCAAGGCTGGCAAGCGCGTGGCCCTGATCGAAAAGGAACAGGGAATCGGCGGCAACTGTGTGTACCGTGGGACAATTCCCAGCAAGACGCTGCGCGAAAGCGCCCTTCAGCATGAACGGCTGAAACGCTCGAGCGAAGCGTTCGAAGGGCGGCTGCGTACTGACGTCTCGGTGCCTTCGTTGTTGCATCGGTTGCAGGAGGTCATCAAGGCCCACGAAACCTTCATGACCAATCAATTGCAGCGCAACAACGTGATCTATCTGCACGGCTGTGCGCGCTTCGTGACGGACCATGCGATCGAGCTGGAGTCGGTCGACGGCATGCGGCAGGTCCTGACGGCCGACCTGTTCGTGCTCGCGGCCGGATCGCGGCCGAAGTCCTCGCCCAATATCGAAATCGATCATGAGTATGTGCTGGACAGCGACTCCATCCTGTCGATGATCTATCTCCCTCGCTCCTTGACGGTGGTGGGCGGCGGCGTGATCGCCTGCGAATATGCCTCGATGTTTTCGCTTCTTGGCGTCGAAGTCACGATAATCGACAAGGCCGACCGTCCGCTGGAGTTCCTGGATGCGGAGATCGTCGAAATCTTCCAGCGCAACTTCGAGCGCAACGGAGGCCGTTTCTATTCTCGCCATACGGTCATGGATGTGGCGTGGGACGGCGTCTCCTCCGTAGTGGCGACGCTGGAAAACGGTATGGCTGTGAAGAGCGAAAAGATGCTCGTGGCGATCGGGCGACAGCCCAACGTCGAAGAGCTGAACCTGCCTGCGGTAGGGTTGCAATTGAATGAAAAGGGCCGGCTGACGATCAACGAATACGGTCAGACCATGGTGCCCCACATTTATGCGGCCGGCGATATGGCGGGACAAGGCGCGCTCGCCTCGCGGGCGATGGAGGAAGGGCGCCGTGCGGTGAGTCACGCCCTGGGGTTGGTGGTCGGCGAGTCTGCGAATCAGATGCCGCTGGGCATCTATACGATCCCCGAAATCGCCTCGATCGGGCTCGATGAGGCCCAAGCGCAAGCCCGCTTCCGTGGCCCCTTGATCGGTCGCGCTCGGTTCGATGAAATTGCCAAAGGGCAGATTACCGGGGCCTGCAACGGTTTGCTCAAGCTCGTCGCCGATCCCGCGGGCGAACGGTTGTTGGGTGTCCAAATCGTCGGTGAGGATGCCACCGAACTGATCCACCTCGGCCAGATGGCCCTGCAATCCGGCGCCACCATCGATCGCTTCATCGACACCATTTTCAACTTTCCGACCTTTGCCGAATGCTACCGCGTGGCGGCGCTCGATATCCTCGGGCAACGCCGAAAGCAGCAAGACCTGTCCGACGCCGCGTAG
- a CDS encoding aminopeptidase P family protein — MTTSPSPSAHQSPDATLFIAASESDSNLFYATRFMAPDPFVYLELKGERLMVMSDLEVDRAKHQATVDRVVSYSEIERQAKAEGVAEPGTVDVVHQLLKQAGVTEVLVPSTFPFLHAQRLQELGYRLRTRREPFYEQRVVKSAEEVRHIEAAQRATESAVAAAHDSLRRAEIRNNQLWLDGAVLTSERVKQLINVKLMECNCVAQHTIVAGGEQACDPHDEGSGPLPAHRSIIFDVFPRSAGSRYFADMSRTVIRGEVSPELKRLYRTVKDAQEEAITKIRDGADGAKIHQGICDRFEKAGYRTGPVNGRMQGYFHGTGHGVGLDIHEAPRISRTGSILQEGHVVTVEPGLYYPGLGAVRIEDMVLVTKDGCRNLTNYPKVFELG; from the coding sequence ATGACGACCTCTCCATCGCCGTCAGCACACCAATCACCCGACGCTACCCTCTTCATCGCCGCCAGCGAGAGCGATTCCAATTTGTTCTATGCGACGCGCTTCATGGCGCCCGATCCCTTCGTGTACCTTGAGTTGAAAGGGGAGCGCCTGATGGTCATGAGCGACCTCGAGGTGGACCGAGCCAAGCACCAGGCGACGGTCGACCGGGTCGTCAGCTATTCCGAAATCGAGCGGCAAGCCAAAGCCGAGGGGGTAGCGGAGCCCGGGACGGTGGACGTCGTGCATCAGCTCTTAAAGCAGGCGGGAGTCACCGAGGTTCTCGTCCCCTCGACCTTTCCCTTTCTGCACGCGCAACGCCTGCAGGAGCTCGGCTATAGACTCCGCACGAGGCGTGAACCGTTTTATGAACAGCGCGTCGTGAAGTCCGCCGAAGAAGTCCGCCACATCGAAGCGGCACAGCGGGCCACCGAATCGGCCGTCGCAGCGGCGCACGACTCGCTCCGCCGGGCCGAGATCCGCAACAATCAACTGTGGCTGGATGGGGCCGTCCTCACGTCGGAACGGGTCAAGCAGCTCATCAACGTGAAGCTTATGGAATGCAACTGCGTCGCCCAGCACACGATCGTGGCTGGCGGGGAGCAGGCCTGCGATCCTCACGATGAAGGAAGCGGCCCCTTACCGGCCCATCGCAGCATCATCTTCGACGTGTTCCCGCGCTCCGCCGGTTCGCGCTATTTTGCCGACATGTCACGCACGGTCATCCGCGGTGAGGTTTCGCCGGAACTCAAGCGCCTCTACCGGACCGTCAAGGATGCGCAGGAAGAGGCCATCACCAAGATCCGCGACGGCGCCGACGGGGCCAAGATCCATCAAGGCATTTGCGACCGGTTCGAAAAAGCCGGCTACCGCACCGGCCCGGTGAACGGCCGCATGCAGGGCTATTTCCATGGAACCGGCCACGGAGTAGGGCTCGACATTCACGAAGCGCCCCGCATCAGCCGAACCGGTTCGATCCTCCAGGAAGGACACGTCGTCACGGTGGAGCCGGGTCTCTACTATCCCGGATTGGGCGCCGTGCGTATCGAGGATATGGTCCTCGTGACCAAAGACGGTTGCCGCAACCTGACGAACTATCCCAAAGTGTTCGAGCTCGGGTAG